Proteins from one Panicum virgatum strain AP13 chromosome 7K, P.virgatum_v5, whole genome shotgun sequence genomic window:
- the LOC120639501 gene encoding uncharacterized protein LOC120639501 isoform X2 encodes MYSSPEMSVYNIRINQRLLDCTYCGQPLRPDTLGGKAWKCAGIHIFCRACVSRHEQACISYCSSLDQIISKMKFKYNCCDSEYIPFHEIEGHLCNINILVHHEFFAVRDYGECIIDTSALVCSKCRLPLRPPIFRHLRKYMHVCSICYHRGDFANYHHCHDLDYLVEGISVECEACKEYLPFSTLASHQLDGCSFRQTLPKIAPGCARSPQCPLMSSSPVSGPLPPPSVPPKMSVFNLRISQGLLDCTYCHRALLPDSYGGRAFTCAGSHLFCRDCDTRHQKACISHCGLMDDIIIQMKFKSNYCDSGRKYTPYCEFAGHLCTTRAVEQQLKSVRAWKECILDTSALVCSECRLPLQPPIFRHLLGNMPVCSACYHRGDIANYRHCHELDYLVSGILVECEACKEYLPFRNLASHQLDNCSLKIGPGSRARKNMKIKPKVLRWAAIVSMGKTSECLHSRLVKWTSTLFTVMSLGMMMTHVMITITMARVSMCSVVKMILLTKWMKGRKLKILRL; translated from the exons aTGTATTCATCTCCG GAGATGAGCGTCTATAACATCAGGATCAACCAAAGGCTGCTGGACTGCACATATTGCGGCCAACCCCTCCGGCCTGACACTTTGGGTGGCAAAGCGTGGAAG TGCGCTGGCATCCACATCTTCTGTCGTGCCTGCGTCAGCCGCCACGAACAGGCATGTATCTCCTACTGCTCTTCGCTGGACCAAATCATCAGTAAGATGAAGTTTAAATACAATTGCTGCGACTCTGAATACATCCCCTTCCACGAGATCGAGGGACACCTGTGCAACATCAACATCCTTGTCCATCACGAGTTTTTCGCCGTTCGTGACTATGGAGAGTGCATCATCGACACAAGCGCCCTTGTGTGTTCTAAATGCCGGCTTCCTCTCCGACCTCCCATTTTCAGG CATCTCCGTAAATACATGCACGTTTGTAGCATCTGCTACCATCGTGGTGATTTCGCCAACTACCATCACTGCCACGACCTCGACTACCTGGTTGAAGGTATCTCGGTGGAATGTGAGGCTTGCAAAGAATACCTTCCATTCTCTACCTTGGCTTCACACCAGCTGGACGGTTGCTCATTCAGGCAGACATTGCCAAAGATTGCCCCAG GTTGTGCGCGATCTCCTCAGTGCCCCCTGATGTCTTCATCTCCGGTGAGTGGGCCTCTGCCTCCACCATCCGTTCCTCCGAAGATGAGTGTGTTTAACCTCAGGATCAGCCAGGGGCTACTGGATTGCACATATTGCCACCGAGCCCTCCTGCCTGACAGTTACGGTGGCAGAGCATTTACG TGTGCTGGCAGCCACCTCTTTTGCCGTGACTGTGACACCCGCCATCAAAAGGCATGTATCTCCCACTGTGGTTTGATGGATGACATCATCATTCAGATGAAGTTCAAAAGCAACTACTGCGACTCTGGACGAAAATACACGCCTTACTGCGAGTTTGCTGGACACCTGTGCACTACCCGTGCTGTGGAACAGCAGCTCAAGTCCGTTCGTGCCTGGAAAGAGTGTATCCTCGACACAAGTGCCCTTGTGTGTTCTGAATGCCGGcttcctctccaacctcccatTTTCAGG CATCTCCTTGGTAACATGCCCGTTTGTAGCGCCTGTTACCACCGTGGTGATATCGCCAACTACCGTCACTGCCACGAGCTTGACTACCTCGTCAGTGGTATCTTGGTGGAATGTGAGGCTTGCAAAGAATACCTTCCGTTCCGCAACTTGGCTTCGCACCAGTTGGACAATTGCTCGCTAAAGATTGGCCCAGGCTCAAGGGCCCGAAAAAAC ATGAAGATAAAACCAAAAGTCCTTCGGTGGGCAGCAATAGTATCCATG GGAAAAACAAGCGAATGCCTCCACTCGAGGTTGGTAAAATGGACAAGCACATTGTTCACAGTGATGAGTCTGGGAATGATGATGACTCATGTGATGATAACCATAACCAT GGCACGTGTGAGCATGTGTTCAGTTGTGAAGATGATTCTATTGACAAAATGGATGAAGGGAAGGAAGTTGAAAAT CCTGAGACTGTGA
- the LOC120639501 gene encoding uncharacterized protein LOC120639501 isoform X1 gives MYSSPEMSVYNIRINQRLLDCTYCGQPLRPDTLGGKAWKCAGIHIFCRACVSRHEQACISYCSSLDQIISKMKFKYNCCDSEYIPFHEIEGHLCNINILVHHEFFAVRDYGECIIDTSALVCSKCRLPLRPPIFRHLRKYMHVCSICYHRGDFANYHHCHDLDYLVEGISVECEACKEYLPFSTLASHQLDGCSFRQTLPKIAPGCARSPQCPLMSSSPVSGPLPPPSVPPKMSVFNLRISQGLLDCTYCHRALLPDSYGGRAFTCAGSHLFCRDCDTRHQKACISHCGLMDDIIIQMKFKSNYCDSGRKYTPYCEFAGHLCTTRAVEQQLKSVRAWKECILDTSALVCSECRLPLQPPIFRHLLGNMPVCSACYHRGDIANYRHCHELDYLVSGILVECEACKEYLPFRNLASHQLDNCSLKIGPGSRARKNVCDEDKTKSPSVGSNSIHGKNKRMPPLEVGKMDKHIVHSDESGNDDDSCDDNHNHGTCEHVFSCEDDSIDKMDEGKEVENPETVKGVTENAFKTPCEKAEIAMPNGQKTGKNKRKAPYGVDKMDKYIVHGDEVGNDDSSAVAQAHGRRQARH, from the exons aTGTATTCATCTCCG GAGATGAGCGTCTATAACATCAGGATCAACCAAAGGCTGCTGGACTGCACATATTGCGGCCAACCCCTCCGGCCTGACACTTTGGGTGGCAAAGCGTGGAAG TGCGCTGGCATCCACATCTTCTGTCGTGCCTGCGTCAGCCGCCACGAACAGGCATGTATCTCCTACTGCTCTTCGCTGGACCAAATCATCAGTAAGATGAAGTTTAAATACAATTGCTGCGACTCTGAATACATCCCCTTCCACGAGATCGAGGGACACCTGTGCAACATCAACATCCTTGTCCATCACGAGTTTTTCGCCGTTCGTGACTATGGAGAGTGCATCATCGACACAAGCGCCCTTGTGTGTTCTAAATGCCGGCTTCCTCTCCGACCTCCCATTTTCAGG CATCTCCGTAAATACATGCACGTTTGTAGCATCTGCTACCATCGTGGTGATTTCGCCAACTACCATCACTGCCACGACCTCGACTACCTGGTTGAAGGTATCTCGGTGGAATGTGAGGCTTGCAAAGAATACCTTCCATTCTCTACCTTGGCTTCACACCAGCTGGACGGTTGCTCATTCAGGCAGACATTGCCAAAGATTGCCCCAG GTTGTGCGCGATCTCCTCAGTGCCCCCTGATGTCTTCATCTCCGGTGAGTGGGCCTCTGCCTCCACCATCCGTTCCTCCGAAGATGAGTGTGTTTAACCTCAGGATCAGCCAGGGGCTACTGGATTGCACATATTGCCACCGAGCCCTCCTGCCTGACAGTTACGGTGGCAGAGCATTTACG TGTGCTGGCAGCCACCTCTTTTGCCGTGACTGTGACACCCGCCATCAAAAGGCATGTATCTCCCACTGTGGTTTGATGGATGACATCATCATTCAGATGAAGTTCAAAAGCAACTACTGCGACTCTGGACGAAAATACACGCCTTACTGCGAGTTTGCTGGACACCTGTGCACTACCCGTGCTGTGGAACAGCAGCTCAAGTCCGTTCGTGCCTGGAAAGAGTGTATCCTCGACACAAGTGCCCTTGTGTGTTCTGAATGCCGGcttcctctccaacctcccatTTTCAGG CATCTCCTTGGTAACATGCCCGTTTGTAGCGCCTGTTACCACCGTGGTGATATCGCCAACTACCGTCACTGCCACGAGCTTGACTACCTCGTCAGTGGTATCTTGGTGGAATGTGAGGCTTGCAAAGAATACCTTCCGTTCCGCAACTTGGCTTCGCACCAGTTGGACAATTGCTCGCTAAAGATTGGCCCAGGCTCAAGGGCCCGAAAAAACGTGTGTG ATGAAGATAAAACCAAAAGTCCTTCGGTGGGCAGCAATAGTATCCATG GGAAAAACAAGCGAATGCCTCCACTCGAGGTTGGTAAAATGGACAAGCACATTGTTCACAGTGATGAGTCTGGGAATGATGATGACTCATGTGATGATAACCATAACCAT GGCACGTGTGAGCATGTGTTCAGTTGTGAAGATGATTCTATTGACAAAATGGATGAAGGGAAGGAAGTTGAAAAT CCTGAGACTGTGAAAGGAGTGACCGAGAATGCCTTCAAGACACCTTGTGAGAAAGCAGAGATTGCAATGCCGAATGGGCAGAAAACAG
- the LOC120639501 gene encoding uncharacterized protein LOC120639501 isoform X3, producing MESASSTQAPLCVLNAGFLSDLPFSGISVNTCTFVASATIVVISPTTITATTSTTWLKVSRWNVRLAKNTFHSLPWLHTSWTVAHSGRHCQRLPQCPLMSSSPVSGPLPPPSVPPKMSVFNLRISQGLLDCTYCHRALLPDSYGGRAFTCAGSHLFCRDCDTRHQKACISHCGLMDDIIIQMKFKSNYCDSGRKYTPYCEFAGHLCTTRAVEQQLKSVRAWKECILDTSALVCSECRLPLQPPIFRHLLGNMPVCSACYHRGDIANYRHCHELDYLVSGILVECEACKEYLPFRNLASHQLDNCSLKIGPGSRARKNVCDEDKTKSPSVGSNSIHGKNKRMPPLEVGKMDKHIVHSDESGNDDDSCDDNHNHGTCEHVFSCEDDSIDKMDEGKEVENPETVKGVTENAFKTPCEKAEIAMPNGQKTGKNKRKAPYGVDKMDKYIVHGDEVGNDDSSAVAQAHGRRQARH from the exons ATGGAGAGTGCATCATCGACACAAGCGCCCTTGTGTGTTCTAAATGCCGGCTTCCTCTCCGACCTCCCATTTTCAGG CATCTCCGTAAATACATGCACGTTTGTAGCATCTGCTACCATCGTGGTGATTTCGCCAACTACCATCACTGCCACGACCTCGACTACCTGGTTGAAGGTATCTCGGTGGAATGTGAGGCTTGCAAAGAATACCTTCCATTCTCTACCTTGGCTTCACACCAGCTGGACGGTTGCTCATTCAGGCAGACATTGCCAAAGATTGCCCCAG TGCCCCCTGATGTCTTCATCTCCGGTGAGTGGGCCTCTGCCTCCACCATCCGTTCCTCCGAAGATGAGTGTGTTTAACCTCAGGATCAGCCAGGGGCTACTGGATTGCACATATTGCCACCGAGCCCTCCTGCCTGACAGTTACGGTGGCAGAGCATTTACG TGTGCTGGCAGCCACCTCTTTTGCCGTGACTGTGACACCCGCCATCAAAAGGCATGTATCTCCCACTGTGGTTTGATGGATGACATCATCATTCAGATGAAGTTCAAAAGCAACTACTGCGACTCTGGACGAAAATACACGCCTTACTGCGAGTTTGCTGGACACCTGTGCACTACCCGTGCTGTGGAACAGCAGCTCAAGTCCGTTCGTGCCTGGAAAGAGTGTATCCTCGACACAAGTGCCCTTGTGTGTTCTGAATGCCGGcttcctctccaacctcccatTTTCAGG CATCTCCTTGGTAACATGCCCGTTTGTAGCGCCTGTTACCACCGTGGTGATATCGCCAACTACCGTCACTGCCACGAGCTTGACTACCTCGTCAGTGGTATCTTGGTGGAATGTGAGGCTTGCAAAGAATACCTTCCGTTCCGCAACTTGGCTTCGCACCAGTTGGACAATTGCTCGCTAAAGATTGGCCCAGGCTCAAGGGCCCGAAAAAACGTGTGTG ATGAAGATAAAACCAAAAGTCCTTCGGTGGGCAGCAATAGTATCCATG GGAAAAACAAGCGAATGCCTCCACTCGAGGTTGGTAAAATGGACAAGCACATTGTTCACAGTGATGAGTCTGGGAATGATGATGACTCATGTGATGATAACCATAACCAT GGCACGTGTGAGCATGTGTTCAGTTGTGAAGATGATTCTATTGACAAAATGGATGAAGGGAAGGAAGTTGAAAAT CCTGAGACTGTGAAAGGAGTGACCGAGAATGCCTTCAAGACACCTTGTGAGAAAGCAGAGATTGCAATGCCGAATGGGCAGAAAACAG